Genomic window (Tardiphaga sp. vice304):
CGTGGGGGCCATGGCGCTGCTGATGGTCGGCGCCTATGGCGGGCCAAAGACGACGGGACCGGTGACGGTGCTCGCCGTGATCCTGCTGGTCGCGGTTGGCGTCATCGAGCTGGCGCTGCCCGCGGGCAAGCTCGTCACCTTCGGCGGTAGCTTCATCGTCGATGACTTTGCCCGCTTCATGAAGGTGCTGGCGGTGATCGGCTCGGCCGTCACGCTGATCCTGTCGCGCGAGTTCCTCGAGCACCAGTCCCGCCGCATCTTCGAATATGCGATCCTGGTGCTGCTCTCGACGCTCGGCATGTTCGTGTTGATCTCGGCCGGCGACCTGATCATGCTGTATCTCGGCCTCGAACTGATGAGCCTTGCGCTCTATGTCGTCGCCGCGTCCAACCGCGACAACGCCAGATCGACCGAAGCCGGCCTGAAGTACTTCGTGCTCGGCGCGCTGTCGTCCGGCATGTTGCTGTACGGCGCATCCTTGATCTATGGCTTCACCGGCACCGTGACTTTCACGGGCATCGCGGCGGCCGCGACCACCGGTAGCGTCGGCATCGTGTTCGGCCTCGTCTTCCTGCTCGCCGGCCTGTGCTTCAAGGTCTCGGCCGTGCCGTTCCACATGTGGACGCCGGACGTCTATGAGGGCGCGCCGACCCCGGTCACCGCGTTCTTCGCCTCCGCCCCGAAGGTTGCCGCGATGGCGGTGTTTACGCGCGTCGCGCTCACGGCATTCCCCGGCATCACGCTGCAGTGGCAGCAGGTCGTCGTGTTCGTCTCGATCGCCTCCATGGTGCTCGGCTCGTTCGCCGCGATCGGCCAGACCAATATCAAGCGCCTGATGGCGTATTCCTCGATCGGCCACATGGGTTTCGCGCTGGTCGGCCTCGCCGCCGGCACCGCCGAGGGCGCGCAGGGTGTGCTGGTCTATCTGGCGATCTACGTCGCGATGACGCTCGGCAGCTTCGCCATCATCCTGACCATGAAGCGTGACGGCCAGCCGCTGGAGAAGATCAGCGACTTCGCCGGCCTCTCGCGCACCAATCCGTTGCTGGCGTTCTTCTTCGCGATGTTCCTGTTCTCGCTGGCCGGCATCCCGCCGCTGGCCGGCTTCTTCGCCAAGTTCTACGTCTTCATCGCGGCGATCAAGGCCGGGCTGTTCGTGCTCGCCGTGGTCGGTGTGCTGGCCAGTGTGGTGGGCGCCTATTACTACCTGACCATCGTCAAGCTGATGTATTTCGACGAGCCGAAGGGAGCGCTGGATCCGATGCGAGTCGAGCTGCGCACCGTGCTGGCCGTCACCGGTATTTTCAACGTGCTGTTCTTCGTCTATCCCGGACCGCTCGTCAGCGCCGCCTCGTTTGCGGCGAAGTCATTGTTTTAAATGGTGTTTTCGCTCGGTCCCCGAGCCCTGGCCGCGGGTACCTCGCTCGCGGCATTCGACAGCACCGGTTCAACCAATGTAGAAGCCCTGGACCGCGCCCGCACCGGCGAGCGCGGTTCGATGTGGTTCGTCACATCGCAGCAGACCGCAGGGCGCGGACGACGGCACCGGCCGTGGATCGCGCCGCGGGGCAATCTCGCTTGTTCTATTCTTGAAGTCATCGACGTACCGCCCGCCATCGCAGCCACCCTCGGTTTTGCAGCGGGTCTGGCACTCGAAGCAGCGCTCCGGCTGGTCAGCATGGAGGCGCGGCTGAGGTCGCCTGGATCGGAAGATATGAAGTTCGCGCTGAAATGGCCCAACGACGTGCTGGCAGGGCGCTCCAAGCTCGCCGGCATTTTGCTGGAGGCCGAGGCCGTGGCCGATGATCGCCTCGCGGTCGTGGTCGGCATCGGCACCAACGTGGTCGCATTTCCGCAAGACACGCCCTACCCGGCGACGTCGCTGCACGCGCTTGGCGTGCAGGTCGGCGCCGAAGATCTGTTCAACGCATTGTCCGACTCATGGTCGGAATATCGCGGCGTCTGGGACGAAGGCCACGGCTTTCCCGAGATCCGCAAACAATGGCTGGCACGCGCCGCAGGACTCGGCGAGCCGGTCTCTATCCAATCGGGTTCATCCACCATTTCAGGCATTTTCGACACCATCGACGAGAGCGGCTGTCTGATCGTCAGAACACCGGACGGGTTACGCGTTCCGATTTCTGCCGGGGACGTTCACTTCGGATCGACGGCGTCGGCAGGGACATCAACACCATGACGACCAAACCAGACCAACTCACCTTCGCGCCGCTCGGCGGCGTCGGCCAGATCGGCATGAACTTGTCGATCTACGGCATGGGCAATCGCGGTAACCAGAAATGGCTCGCGGTCGATCTCGGCGTCTATTTCGGCGACGAAGAACATCTGCCGGGCATCGATCTCGTGATGCCCGACGTCCGCTTCCTCGAAAAGGAGCGCAAGAACATCGTCGGGCTCGTGCTGACGCATGCACATGAGGATCACTTCGGCGCCATCATCGACCTGTGGCCGAAGCTGAAATGCCCGATCTATGCGACGCAGTTCTCTGCCTCGCTGTTTCAGGCCAAGTGCGCCTCGGAGCGCAACCCGCCGAAGATCCCCGTGACCGTGGTGCCGTCGGGTGGCACCCTTGAACTGGGCCCCTTCAAGGTCGAGTTCATTCCTGTAGCGCATTCGATCCCGGAATCGCATGCACTGGCGATCCACACTGCCGCCGGCACCGTGCTGCACACCGGCGACTGGAAGATCGACCCGACCCCGATCATCGGCAAGCCGACCGACGAGCGCCGCCTGCGCGAACTCGGCGACGCCGGTGTGCTGGCGCTGGTCGGCGATTCCACCAACGCCGTGCGGGAAGGGCGTTCGCCCTCCGAAATGGAAGTGGCGAAGACCATCACCGAACTGGTGAAGGCCGCCAAGGGCCGCGTTGCCGTCACCACCTTTGCCTCCAATGTGGCGCGGCTGCGCGCCGTGGCGGAAGCCGCGGAGGCCTCGGGCCGCGAGGTCGTCGTGGTCGGCCGCGCGATGGAGCGCGTCGTGCAGATCGCACGCGAGACCGGCTACCTCGAGGGCATCAAGGCCTTCCGTGGCGCTGACATGTACGGGCATTTGCCGCCGGACCGCGTCATCGCTTTGTGCACCGGCAGCCAGGGCGAGCCGCGCGCCGCATTGTCGCGCATTGCCAACGACGATCATCCGATGGTCACCCTGAACAAGGGTGATACCGTGATCTTCTCGTCGCGGACCATTCCCGGCAATGAGAAGGCTGTCGGCACCATCATCAATGGCCTGATCACCCAGGGGGTCGAGGTCGTCACCGACCGCACCCATCTGGTTCACGTCTCCGGCCATCCACGTCGCGACGAGTTGCGTGACATGATCTCCTGGGTCCGCCCGCAGCTCCTGATCCCGGTGCACGGCGAAGCGTTGCATCTGCATGAGCACGCCAAGCTGGCGCGCGAATGCGGCGTGCCGCGCACCATGATCGTCAAGAACGGCGACCTGGTCCGGCTGTGGCCGGGCGATGCCGCGGTGATCGAGGAAATTCCGTCCGGCAAGATCTACAAGGACGGTCTGCTGCTGGAAGATTCCAAGTCGCGCGCGGTGGCGGAACGCCGTCGCCTGGCGATGGCCGGCTGCGCCTTCATCGGTCTGGCGGTGACCGCCAAGGGCGATATGGCCGACGAGCCCGCGGTCGACCTGATCGGCATCCCCGAGAAGAACGCCAAGGGCGAGATGATGGACGACATCGTGTTCGACATCGTCGTGAATATCGTCGAAAATCTGCCGAAGGCGAAAAAGCGCGATCCCGATGCGATTGCCGAAGCGGTGCGGCGCGCGGTGCGGGCAGCCCTGCAGGAGCAGTGGGGCAAGAAGACGATGTGCTACGTCCACCTGATGCAGGTCGAGAAGTAGGATATAAGCTACCAACGAAACAGGGAGGACGTCATGCTGGGCCGGCTCAATCACGTCGCGATTGCGGTAAGCGACGCGGAAAATGCGGCGAAAATCTACGGCACCGCTTTCGGCGCCGAGATCTCCGCCGCCGTGCCGCTGCCCGAGCATGGCGTCATCACGGTGTTCGCCACGCTGCCGAACACCAAGATCGAGTTCATCCAGCCGCTCGGAGAGGCCTCGCCGATCGCCAAATTTGTCGAGCGCAATCCCGACGGCGGCATTCATCACCTGTGCTACGAGGTGCCGGATATCCTGGTGGCACGCGATACGCTGGTAGGCGAAGGCGCGCGGGTGCTCGGCGACGGCGTCCCGAAGATCGGCGCTCACGGCAAGCCCGTGCTGTTTCTGCATCCGAAAGACTTTTCCGGCGCGCTCGTCGAAATCGAACAGTCCTGATCGATGGCCTACACAATCTCCACGGCTCTCGCGGTCTACTTCGTCATCTGGTGGATCACGCTGTTCCTGACGCTGCCGTTCGGCGTGCGCAGTCAGCATGAGGATGGCGAGGGCGCCGATGGCACCGATCCGGGGGCGCCGATCCTCGCCCGCATGGGGCGCAAGCTGATCTGGACCACGGTCATCTCGGCGGTGTTCTTCGGCATCGGGATGTACGCCTACCGGATGGACTATTTCAACATCGAGCGGCTTTCAAAATTGATGGGCATCCCCATCTAAAGTTCGATGGTGCTCCCGGCAGAAGCGGGTATCGAGGGAGACGGCGGTGAAGCGTATCTTGATCTTTCTGCTGCTTGGGCCGGCGCTTGGCTATGCAATTTACTTGCTCTGGCAGTTGGCTGTCGGCCGGCTGATCGGCGGCGCCGAGGGCGTGCTGCTCGGGCTGCCCTTTGCCTATATTTTCGGTGTGCTTCCGACCCTGGTGATCGGCTTCATCGATCGCTTCCTCAGTGACAGGATCAGCCTGTGGCCCAGGGTGCTGATCAGCGCGGCGGTGGGCTATGTCGCGAGCGTCGCGATGATGTCGGTATGGACGGCGATCCCGATGCCGCTGGCGCACCTCCTGACCTTCGGGAGCGTCGGTGCAGTGCAGGGTGCGGTGTGTTCGTGGTTGTCAGGCGATGCCGAGGAAGCCGACGTGAACCCGGCTGGCCGCAAGGCCTGAAGCACGCCGTCGTCGAGCGGCAAAAAACCAAAACAGAACACCAAAAAAAGAGCAGGGCCAAAGCCCTGCTCGAAAATCGTATTGACCCTATTTTACCCGTATTGTTGGAATTTATCCTTGATGACCGGGTTGACGCAGCTTGAGCGCGTCAGGGCTCCTCCCGAGACTTGGACCGCTTAAGACTTGGACCGCTTAAGACTTAAGCCGTTTAAGACTTAAGCCGTTTAAGACTTGGACCGCTTTATACTTCGACCACCAGACTTCTTCCTCGCATACCGCCTAGGCTGGAGTCGTAGCCGATCTTTTTTTGTTTGTCATCAATTTCAGCATGGCTGTTCAAAATTGAGGCATTCACGAAAATGATGCGCCCTTCGTCATTTATAGTCGTTGACGCGCGTCATCGGTCCATCCGGAAAATCTTCCGCATCCTTTTTCAGCACGATCCGAAATAAGCCCGCTTTGTCGGATCAAAGCGGGGGACTCCCTTCGTGCCAGCGGCTGCCCTTGTGTTTTGGCGGCCGATCCGGTTTCACTCGCCGTACCCCGTGTCCCTCCGATTCTTGAGCTTTTCCCATGCGATTGTCGCGCTATTTTCTGCCCATCCTCAAGGAAACGCCGAAGGACGCGGAGATCGCCTCGCACCGGCTGATGCTGCGCGCGGGGATGATTCGTCAGGAAGCCGCCGGCATCTATGCCTGGCTGCCGCTCGGGCTGCGGGTGCTACGCAAGATCGAGAAGATCGTGCAGGAAGAGCAGGACCGCGCCGGCTCGGTCGAGCTGCTGATGCCGACGCTGCAGCTCGCCGATCTGTGGCGCGAAAGCGGGCGCTACGAGGCCTATGGCCCGGAGATGCTGCGCATCACCGACCGCCACAAGCGCGAGCTGCTGTATGGGCCGACCAACGAGGAAATGATCACAGGCATCTTCCGCGCCTATGTGAAGTCCTACAAGAGCCTGCCGCTCAACCTGTATCACATCCAATGGAAGTTCCGCGACGAGCAGCGCCCGCGTTTCGGCGTGATGCGCGGCCGTGAATTCCTGATGAAGGACGGCTATTCCTTCGACGTCGACGAGGCCGCCGCGCTGCGCAGCTACAACCGGATGTTCGTCGCGTACTTGCGGACCTTCGCGCGGATGGGCATCAAGGCGATCCCGATGCGCGCCGAGACCGGTCCGATCGGCGGCGACCACAGCCACGAATTCATCCTGCTGGCCGAAACCGGCGAGTCCGCGGTGTATTGCAACAAGGACGTGCTCGACCTGCCGGTGCCCGGCGATGACATCGACTATGATTCCGATCTCACCGACATCATCAAGCAGTGGACCACGGTCTATGCGGCCACCGAGGACGTCCATGACGCCGAACGCTACGCGCGCGAAGTGCCGGTCGAAAAGCAGGTGCACACCCGCGGCATCGAGGTCGGCCAGATCTTCTATTTCGGCACCAAATATTCGGAGTCGATGAAGGCCTTCGTCGCCGGTCCCGACGGCGCCGAACAGCCGATCCATGGCGGCTCCTACGGCGTCGGCGTGTCGCGCCTCGTCGGCGCGATCATCGAGGCCTGCCACGACGAGAACGGCATCAAGTGGCCGGAAGCCGTCGCGCCGTTCAAGGCGGTCATCCTCAATTTGAAGCAGGGATCGCCGGACACCGACGCGGCCTGCGAGGCGCTGTATGCCGAGCTCAATGCGGCCGGCGTCGAGGTGCTCTACGACGACACCGACCAGCGCGCCGGCGCCAAATTCGCCGCTGCCGACCTGATCGGCGTGCCCTGGCAGATCCTGGTTGGTCCGAAGGGGCTGGCCGAGGGCAAGGTCGAGATGAAGCGGCGAAGCGACGGTTCGCGTGAGAACCTCAGCGCGGCCGATGCCGTCGCAAAGCTGTCGTCCTGACGACTTATCCACCGCGCCGTCGGCAGGGAGCCGACGATGCGGCTAGAATTAGCCCGAATCCCATGCGATTCGCAGGATGGATGACGTCATGAGCGAGCCAGTTCGAACCCCACCTTTTGCGGCCTTCGAATGGCTGTTGTCCGGCCGTTACCTGCGCGCGCGCCGCAAGGAGGGCTTCATCTCCGTGATCGCCGGCTTTTCGTTTCTCGGCATCATGCTCGGCGTCGCCACGCTGATCATCGTGATGGCGGTGATGAATGGCTTCCGCAAGGAATTGCTCGGCAAGATCCTCGGACTGAACGGCCATATTCTGGTGCAGCCGCTGGAGAGTCCGCTGACCGACTGGAAGGACGTGGCCGACCGCATCAACGGCGTCAAGGGAATCCGGCTGGCCGCGCCCGTGGTCGATGGCCAGGCGCTGGCGTCGTCGCCGTTCAACGCGTCCGGCGTGTTCGTGCGCGGCATCCGCTCGGCCGACCTCAACAACCTCACCTCGATCGCCCAGAACATCAAGCAGGGTTCGCTGGAGAATTTCGACGACGGGCAGGGCGTCGCGATCGGCCGCAGGCTGGCCGACCAACTCTCGGTCCACGCCGGCGACAACATCACATTGGTGGCTCCGCGTGGCGCCGTGACGCCGATGGGTACCACGCCGCGCATCAAGCCGTATCGCATCGCCGCGGTGTTCGAGATCGGCATGTCGGAATATGACGGCACCTTCGTCTTCATGCCGCTGACCGAAGCGCAGGCGTATTTCAACAGGGCCTCCGACGTCACCTCGATCGAGGTCTACACCGACAATCCCGACAAGATCGAAGTCTACCGCAAGCTGGTGACGGAGGCCGCGGGGCGGCCGGTCTTCCTGGTCGACTGGCGGCAGCGCAACGCGACCTTCTTCAATGCGCTGCAGGTCGAGCGCAACGTCATGTTCCTGATCCTCACTTTGATCGTGCTGGTGGCGGCGCTCAACATCGTCTCCGGCCTGATCATGCTGGTGAAGGACAAGGGTAGCGACATCGGCATCCTGCGCACGATGGGGGCCTCGCAAGGCGCGATCATGCGGATATTCCTGATTACGGGGGCTGCGATCGGGGTGGTCGGCACGCTGACCGGCTTCGTCGTTGGCCTCGTCGTCTGCCTCAACATCGAATCGATCCGGCAGTTCATCTCCTGGATGACCTCGACCGAGCTGTTTTCGCCGGAACTGTATTTCCTGTCCAAGCTGCCGGCCGACGTCGATATCGGCGAGACCAGCGCCGTGGTGATTATGGCGCTCACGCTGTCGTTCCTCGCCACCCTCTATCCGTCCTGGCGCGCGGCGCGCCTCGATCCCGTCGAAGCGCTAAGGTACGAGTAGCATGACTGACATGGCGCAGCCCGGCGAAGAAGTCCCGGTCGTTTACCTGCACGACATCAAGCGGCAATACACCCAGGGCGAGACGGTGCTGAGCATCCTCGACGGCGCCAAGCTGGCGCTGTGGGCTGGCCAGTCGGTAGCGCTGGTGGCGCCGTCGGGCTCCGGCAAATCGACGCTGCTGCACATTGCCGGCCTGCTGGAGAGTCCGGACGAGGGTGAGGTCTATGTCGGCGGCACCGCGACGTCCGGCCTGTCCGACGCCGAGCGCACCCAGATTCGCCGCACCGACATCGGCTTCGTCTACCAGTCGCACCGCCTGCTGCCGGAATTCACCGCGCTGGAAAACGTCATGATGCCGCAGATGATCCGCGGCCTGAAGCGTTCCGAGACCGTGGTGCGGGCCAAGGAGATCCTGGCCTATCTCGGTCTCGGCGAGCGCATCACGCATCGGCCGTCCGAACTGTCGGGCGGCGAGCAGCAGCGCGTTGCCATCGCCCGCGCCGTCGCCAACGCGCCGCGCGTGCTGTTTGCCGACGAGCCGACCGGCAACCTCGACCCGCACACCGCGGATCACGTCTTCAAGGCGCTGATGCAGCTGGTCAGGGCGACGAGGGTGGCGATGCTGATCGCGACCCACAACATGGAACTCGCCG
Coding sequences:
- the nuoN gene encoding NADH-quinone oxidoreductase subunit NuoN → MTFETAGYSLLPVLPEIVLAVGAMALLMVGAYGGPKTTGPVTVLAVILLVAVGVIELALPAGKLVTFGGSFIVDDFARFMKVLAVIGSAVTLILSREFLEHQSRRIFEYAILVLLSTLGMFVLISAGDLIMLYLGLELMSLALYVVAASNRDNARSTEAGLKYFVLGALSSGMLLYGASLIYGFTGTVTFTGIAAAATTGSVGIVFGLVFLLAGLCFKVSAVPFHMWTPDVYEGAPTPVTAFFASAPKVAAMAVFTRVALTAFPGITLQWQQVVVFVSIASMVLGSFAAIGQTNIKRLMAYSSIGHMGFALVGLAAGTAEGAQGVLVYLAIYVAMTLGSFAIILTMKRDGQPLEKISDFAGLSRTNPLLAFFFAMFLFSLAGIPPLAGFFAKFYVFIAAIKAGLFVLAVVGVLASVVGAYYYLTIVKLMYFDEPKGALDPMRVELRTVLAVTGIFNVLFFVYPGPLVSAASFAAKSLF
- the proS gene encoding proline--tRNA ligase; amino-acid sequence: MRLSRYFLPILKETPKDAEIASHRLMLRAGMIRQEAAGIYAWLPLGLRVLRKIEKIVQEEQDRAGSVELLMPTLQLADLWRESGRYEAYGPEMLRITDRHKRELLYGPTNEEMITGIFRAYVKSYKSLPLNLYHIQWKFRDEQRPRFGVMRGREFLMKDGYSFDVDEAAALRSYNRMFVAYLRTFARMGIKAIPMRAETGPIGGDHSHEFILLAETGESAVYCNKDVLDLPVPGDDIDYDSDLTDIIKQWTTVYAATEDVHDAERYAREVPVEKQVHTRGIEVGQIFYFGTKYSESMKAFVAGPDGAEQPIHGGSYGVGVSRLVGAIIEACHDENGIKWPEAVAPFKAVILNLKQGSPDTDAACEALYAELNAAGVEVLYDDTDQRAGAKFAAADLIGVPWQILVGPKGLAEGKVEMKRRSDGSRENLSAADAVAKLSS
- the mce gene encoding methylmalonyl-CoA epimerase, with product MLGRLNHVAIAVSDAENAAKIYGTAFGAEISAAVPLPEHGVITVFATLPNTKIEFIQPLGEASPIAKFVERNPDGGIHHLCYEVPDILVARDTLVGEGARVLGDGVPKIGAHGKPVLFLHPKDFSGALVEIEQS
- a CDS encoding DUF1467 family protein, with protein sequence MAYTISTALAVYFVIWWITLFLTLPFGVRSQHEDGEGADGTDPGAPILARMGRKLIWTTVISAVFFGIGMYAYRMDYFNIERLSKLMGIPI
- a CDS encoding lipoprotein-releasing ABC transporter permease subunit; protein product: MDDVMSEPVRTPPFAAFEWLLSGRYLRARRKEGFISVIAGFSFLGIMLGVATLIIVMAVMNGFRKELLGKILGLNGHILVQPLESPLTDWKDVADRINGVKGIRLAAPVVDGQALASSPFNASGVFVRGIRSADLNNLTSIAQNIKQGSLENFDDGQGVAIGRRLADQLSVHAGDNITLVAPRGAVTPMGTTPRIKPYRIAAVFEIGMSEYDGTFVFMPLTEAQAYFNRASDVTSIEVYTDNPDKIEVYRKLVTEAAGRPVFLVDWRQRNATFFNALQVERNVMFLILTLIVLVAALNIVSGLIMLVKDKGSDIGILRTMGASQGAIMRIFLITGAAIGVVGTLTGFVVGLVVCLNIESIRQFISWMTSTELFSPELYFLSKLPADVDIGETSAVVIMALTLSFLATLYPSWRAARLDPVEALRYE
- a CDS encoding ABC transporter ATP-binding protein; translation: MAQPGEEVPVVYLHDIKRQYTQGETVLSILDGAKLALWAGQSVALVAPSGSGKSTLLHIAGLLESPDEGEVYVGGTATSGLSDAERTQIRRTDIGFVYQSHRLLPEFTALENVMMPQMIRGLKRSETVVRAKEILAYLGLGERITHRPSELSGGEQQRVAIARAVANAPRVLFADEPTGNLDPHTADHVFKALMQLVRATRVAMLIATHNMELAGRMDRRVSLQNGKVIELA
- a CDS encoding biotin--[acetyl-CoA-carboxylase] ligase gives rise to the protein MVFSLGPRALAAGTSLAAFDSTGSTNVEALDRARTGERGSMWFVTSQQTAGRGRRHRPWIAPRGNLACSILEVIDVPPAIAATLGFAAGLALEAALRLVSMEARLRSPGSEDMKFALKWPNDVLAGRSKLAGILLEAEAVADDRLAVVVGIGTNVVAFPQDTPYPATSLHALGVQVGAEDLFNALSDSWSEYRGVWDEGHGFPEIRKQWLARAAGLGEPVSIQSGSSTISGIFDTIDESGCLIVRTPDGLRVPISAGDVHFGSTASAGTSTP
- a CDS encoding ribonuclease J; the encoded protein is MTTKPDQLTFAPLGGVGQIGMNLSIYGMGNRGNQKWLAVDLGVYFGDEEHLPGIDLVMPDVRFLEKERKNIVGLVLTHAHEDHFGAIIDLWPKLKCPIYATQFSASLFQAKCASERNPPKIPVTVVPSGGTLELGPFKVEFIPVAHSIPESHALAIHTAAGTVLHTGDWKIDPTPIIGKPTDERRLRELGDAGVLALVGDSTNAVREGRSPSEMEVAKTITELVKAAKGRVAVTTFASNVARLRAVAEAAEASGREVVVVGRAMERVVQIARETGYLEGIKAFRGADMYGHLPPDRVIALCTGSQGEPRAALSRIANDDHPMVTLNKGDTVIFSSRTIPGNEKAVGTIINGLITQGVEVVTDRTHLVHVSGHPRRDELRDMISWVRPQLLIPVHGEALHLHEHAKLARECGVPRTMIVKNGDLVRLWPGDAAVIEEIPSGKIYKDGLLLEDSKSRAVAERRRLAMAGCAFIGLAVTAKGDMADEPAVDLIGIPEKNAKGEMMDDIVFDIVVNIVENLPKAKKRDPDAIAEAVRRAVRAALQEQWGKKTMCYVHLMQVEK